A DNA window from Vigna angularis cultivar LongXiaoDou No.4 chromosome 1, ASM1680809v1, whole genome shotgun sequence contains the following coding sequences:
- the LOC108321326 gene encoding serine/threonine-protein kinase SAPK3 isoform X1 encodes MEERYESLKELGSGNFGVARLAKDKKTGELVAVKYIERGKKIDENVQREIINHRSLRHPNIIRFKEVLLTPTHLAIVLEYASGGELFERICSAGRFSEDEARYFFQQLISGVSYCHSMEICHRDLKLENTLLDGKPSPRLKICDFGYSKSALLHSQPKSTVGTPAYIAPEVLSRKEYDGKISDVWSCGVTLYVMLVGAYPFEDPEDPRNFRKTIGRIIGVQYSIPDYVRVSSECRNLLSSIFVADPAKRITIPEIKQNPWFLKNLPKEIIEAERKGFEETTKDQPSQKVEEIMKIIQEARVPGQGSKAGDGIGGQGATGSLDIEDVEEIDVSGDYEHV; translated from the exons ATGGAGGAGCGGTATGAGTCATTGAAGGAGCTTGGTTCTGGGAATTTTGGTGTGGCCAGGTTGGCAAAAGACAAGAAGACTGGAGAGCTTGTTGCCGTCAAATACATAGAGAGGGGTAAAAAG ATTGATGAGAATGTTCAGAGGGAGATAATTAACCACCGATCTTTAAGGCATCCAAATATAATCAGGTTCAAAGAG GTCTTGCTGACCCCGACACATTTAGCTATTGTCTTGGAGTATGCTTCAGGTGGTGAACTTTTTGAGAGGATATGTAGTGCTGGTCGATTTAGCGAAGATGAG GCTAGATATTTCTTCCAGCAGCTAATATCCGGTGTTAGCTACTGTCATTCAATG GAAATTTGTCATAGAGATCTGAAATTGGAAAACACTCTCCTGGACGGAAAACCATCTCCTCGACTTAAAATTTGTGACTTTGGTTACTCCAAG TCTGCTCTACTGCACTCTCAACCTAAATCAACAGTTGGAACTCCTGCATACATTGCTCCAGAGGTTCTGTCACGAAAGGAGTATGATGGGAAG atTTCAGATGTTTGGTCCTGTGGTGTGACTCTTTATGTCATGTTGGTTGGTGCATACCCATTTGAAGATCCAGAAGATCCCAGAAATTTCAGAAAGACTATCGGG AGAATAATTGGTGTTCAGTACTCCATACCCGACTATGTTCGTGTTTCTTCTGAGTGTAGGAATCTTCTCTCTAGCATCTTTGTTGCTGATCCTGCCAAG AGGATCACCATTCCAGAGATAAAACAGAATCCTTGGTTTCTGAAGAATTTGCCTAAAGAGATCATCGAAGCTGAAAGAAAAGGATTTGAGGAAACAACGAAAGACCAACCAAGCCAAAAGGTGGAAGAAATCATGAAGATCATACAAGAAGCAAGGGTACCAGGACAAGGATCCAAAGCTGGTGATGGTATCGGTGGGCAAGGTGCTACTGGATCATTAGATATTGAGGATGTCGAGGAAATTGATGTTAGTGGTGACTATGAACATGTGTGA
- the LOC108321326 gene encoding serine/threonine-protein kinase SAPK3 isoform X2 yields the protein MEERYESLKELGSGNFGVARLAKDKKTGELVAVKYIERGKKIDENVQREIINHRSLRHPNIIRFKEVLLTPTHLAIVLEYASGGELFERICSAGRFSEDEARYFFQQLISGVSYCHSMEICHRDLKLENTLLDGKPSPRLKICDFGYSKSALLHSQPKSTVGTPAYIAPEVLSRKEYDGKISDVWSCGVTLYVMLVGAYPFEDPEDPRNFRKTIGRITIPEIKQNPWFLKNLPKEIIEAERKGFEETTKDQPSQKVEEIMKIIQEARVPGQGSKAGDGIGGQGATGSLDIEDVEEIDVSGDYEHV from the exons ATGGAGGAGCGGTATGAGTCATTGAAGGAGCTTGGTTCTGGGAATTTTGGTGTGGCCAGGTTGGCAAAAGACAAGAAGACTGGAGAGCTTGTTGCCGTCAAATACATAGAGAGGGGTAAAAAG ATTGATGAGAATGTTCAGAGGGAGATAATTAACCACCGATCTTTAAGGCATCCAAATATAATCAGGTTCAAAGAG GTCTTGCTGACCCCGACACATTTAGCTATTGTCTTGGAGTATGCTTCAGGTGGTGAACTTTTTGAGAGGATATGTAGTGCTGGTCGATTTAGCGAAGATGAG GCTAGATATTTCTTCCAGCAGCTAATATCCGGTGTTAGCTACTGTCATTCAATG GAAATTTGTCATAGAGATCTGAAATTGGAAAACACTCTCCTGGACGGAAAACCATCTCCTCGACTTAAAATTTGTGACTTTGGTTACTCCAAG TCTGCTCTACTGCACTCTCAACCTAAATCAACAGTTGGAACTCCTGCATACATTGCTCCAGAGGTTCTGTCACGAAAGGAGTATGATGGGAAG atTTCAGATGTTTGGTCCTGTGGTGTGACTCTTTATGTCATGTTGGTTGGTGCATACCCATTTGAAGATCCAGAAGATCCCAGAAATTTCAGAAAGACTATCGGG AGGATCACCATTCCAGAGATAAAACAGAATCCTTGGTTTCTGAAGAATTTGCCTAAAGAGATCATCGAAGCTGAAAGAAAAGGATTTGAGGAAACAACGAAAGACCAACCAAGCCAAAAGGTGGAAGAAATCATGAAGATCATACAAGAAGCAAGGGTACCAGGACAAGGATCCAAAGCTGGTGATGGTATCGGTGGGCAAGGTGCTACTGGATCATTAGATATTGAGGATGTCGAGGAAATTGATGTTAGTGGTGACTATGAACATGTGTGA